The Salvia miltiorrhiza cultivar Shanhuang (shh) chromosome 1, IMPLAD_Smil_shh, whole genome shotgun sequence genome has a window encoding:
- the LOC130989553 gene encoding uncharacterized protein LOC130989553 — protein MAGERGRGPNPEEHAPRIIPERSVEKRFRKHNPPTFDGLGDPLYAERWVRATEMILNHVGCGDREKLTCTIFQLVDEAEFWWESVRRTLTLEQWEVYTWNDFKERLYEKYIRRCYRKKKQDEFWNLRQGNMTVTEYDRMFNQLSRYAPHLVDTDEKCAEKFRQGP, from the exons ATGGCTGGAGAAAGAGGAAGAGGACCTAACCCTGAAGAACATGCGCCACGAATTATACCAGAACGTAGTGTGGAAAAAAGGTTTCGCAAGCATAATCCACCAACTTTTGATGGCCTCGGTGATCCTCTGTATGCCGAGAGATGGGTAAGAGCTACTGAAATGATACTTAACCACGTTGGCTGTGGGGATAGGGAGAAACTCACATGCACAATTTTCCAACTCGTTGATGAGGCTGAATTCTGGTGGGAATCTGTGCGACGAACCTTGACCCTCGAGCAATGGGAGGTGTACACGTGGAATGATTTTAAAGAAAGATTGTATGAAAAGTATATCCGTAGatgctataggaagaagaaacagGATGAGTTTTGGAATTTACGACAAGGAAATATGACGGTCACTGAGTATGACCGAATGTTTAACCAGCTTTCGCGATATGCTCCACATctagttgacacagatgagaaatGTGCAGAAAAGTTTCGACAAG GGCCCTAA